The nucleotide sequence GTAGAAAAGGAGCTGTTGAAAGACATGCTCTTATTAGCAAAAATGAGGCAGGTTGGGTACAGGGTTCTGACTGTATAAGGCTTAGGTTGCTAACTAAGGATTATGACCCTAAGTTTCTTTCCTATTTTTTTAGAACCGAATACCACAAGCAGTGGATGATAAATCTTGGTTCTTTTGGAGCTACTATGGGCTCTTTAAATCAAGAGATTATTTCTAAAATAGAAATTCCCGATATTCCCCTCCCCATCCAAGCCAAAATCGCCTCTATCCTTTCCGCTTATGACGAGCTGATAGAAAACAACAAGCAGCGCATAAAACTGCTGGAAGAAATGGCGGAGGAAATATACAAGGAATGGTTTGTGCGGATGCGCTTCCCCGGCTATGAATCCACCAAATTTTATAATGAAGAAGGCAAAGAAGTACCTCATGGAACAAAAGATGCTTTGCCGGAGGGTTGGGAATACATTAAAGTTAGAGATGCTTTTAGTATTCAAGGAGGAGGAACACCTAAGACCGAAATAAACGAGTATTGGGAAGAAGGGAAAATTAACTGGTTTTCTCCAACTGATATTACAGGCTCCGATAGCATTTTTCTGGAAAAATCAGCCAAACAGATATCACAATTAGGCTTAGCCAAATCTTCTGCAAAAATTTTCCCAAAAAAGTCAGTTATGATGACTAGTAGAGCAACAATAGGAGCAGTAGGAATTAATATAACTGAAGCCTGCACTAATCAAGGCTTTATAACATGTATACCTAACTCTAATTTTTCATATCCTTATATTTACGAATGGATAAAAAGCAATAAAATACTGATGGAGAATTATTCGTGCGGAGCAACGTTTAAAGAAATTTCCAGAGGTGTTTTTAAAAATCTAAACATCTTAAAGCCAAGTACTCCTATAATGAAAAAATTTACAGAAGTGATGGTTTGTTTATTTGATGAATTACATATTCTTGGAGCAAAAAACGAACTCCTCCAACAAACCCGCGACTTGTTACTCCCAAGGCTCATCAGTGGAAAGCTAAG is from Cytophagaceae bacterium ABcell3 and encodes:
- a CDS encoding restriction endonuclease subunit S; this translates as MMFNKIKLGELLNQKKAHSQTGPFGTQLKASNYVHSGIPVINVKNIGFGDIRSEGLEFVTEEFSNVLKQHQLKENDIVFGRKGAVERHALISKNEAGWVQGSDCIRLRLLTKDYDPKFLSYFFRTEYHKQWMINLGSFGATMGSLNQEIISKIEIPDIPLPIQAKIASILSAYDELIENNKQRIKLLEEMAEEIYKEWFVRMRFPGYESTKFYNEEGKEVPHGTKDALPEGWEYIKVRDAFSIQGGGTPKTEINEYWEEGKINWFSPTDITGSDSIFLEKSAKQISQLGLAKSSAKIFPKKSVMMTSRATIGAVGINITEACTNQGFITCIPNSNFSYPYIYEWIKSNKILMENYSCGATFKEISRGVFKNLNILKPSTPIMKKFTEVMVCLFDELHILGAKNELLQQTRDLLLPRLISGKLSVEHLIKEEEEKLSMAAEPVSGYGEK